A region from the Benincasa hispida cultivar B227 chromosome 8, ASM972705v1, whole genome shotgun sequence genome encodes:
- the LOC120083711 gene encoding protein SMALL AUXIN UP-REGULATED RNA 10-like: protein MAKSRTMKKKNGIKVVVEKLQKSLSRGRKPFNANSNENFDEVVDSTAVPEDVKEGHFAVVAVDGEEPKRFVVPLSCLTHPMFLRLLEQAAEEYGFDHEGALTIPCQPGEVEKILAEQWKLESKKDSRDAITWGTLCRAIIQSY from the coding sequence ATGGCTAAGTCTAGAACCATGAAGAAAAAGAATGGTATCAAGGTCGTCGTCGAGAAGCTTCAAAAGAGCCTATCGCGAGGTCGAAAACCGTTTAATGCGAATAGTAATGAGAATTTTGACGAAGTTGTGGACTCGACTGCGGTCCCGGAGGATGTGAAAGAAGGGCATTTTGCGGTGGTGGCAGTGGACGGGGAGGAGCCGAAACGATTTGTAGTTCCATTGAGTTGTTTGACACACCCTATGTTTTTGAGGCTGTTGGAGCAAGCAGCTGAAGAATATGGTTTTGACCATGAAGGTGCATTGACAATCCCATGTCAGCCAGGTGAGGTTGAGAAGATTTTGGCTGAGCAATGGAAGTTAGAGTCTAAAAAAGACTCTAGAGATGCAATTACTTGGGGAACTTTGTGTAGAGCCATCATTCAAAGTTATTGA